One genomic window of Panicum hallii strain FIL2 chromosome 6, PHallii_v3.1, whole genome shotgun sequence includes the following:
- the LOC112897193 gene encoding cinnamoyl-CoA reductase 1-like, translating to MGGDNTTANCASGHGHTVCVTGAGGFIASWLVKLLLEKGYTVRGTVRNPADATKNAHLRAQDGAPERLTLVRADLLDKESLAAAFRGCEGVFHTASPVTDDPEKMIEPAVNGTRNVINAAADVGSVRRVVFTSSIGAVYMGPRRGPNEEVDETCWSDLDYCKNTKNWYCYAKTVAEQAAWELAKQRRLDLVVVNPSLVLGPLLQPAVNASTWHILKYLDGSVQTYADAAQAYVHVRDVADAHARVYEEPGARGRYLCAGRTLHRGEVCRTLAKLFPEYPVPSKCKGGAGETNKGCRFSSQRLAELGVGISPANLCLDDTVTSLQDKGLLPRRTAGVFDTCVIP from the exons ATGGGCGGTGACAACACCACGGCCAACTGCGCCTCCGGCCACGGCCACACCGTCTGCGTCACCGGCGCCGGCGGGTTCATCGCGTCCTGGCTCGTGAAACTCCTCCTCGAGAAGGGCTACACCGTACGCGGCACCGTCCGGAATCCTG CTGATGCCACAAAGAACGCGCACCTGAGAGCTCAGGATGGAGCGCCGGAGCGGCTGACCCTGGTGCGTGCAGACCTGCTGGACAAGGAGAGCCTCGCCGCCGCGTTCCGAGGTTGCGAGGGTGTCTTCCATACTGCCTCCCCCGTCACTGACGATCCG GAGAAAATGATTGAGCCGGCGGTGAACGGGACGAGGAACGTGATCAACGCTGCCGCGGATGTGGGCAGCGTCCGGCGTGTGGTGTTCACCTCGTCGATTGGCGCCGTGTACATGGGCCCTCGCCGCGGCCCCAACGAAGAGGTAGACGAGACGTGCTGGAGCGACCTCGACTACTGCAAGAACACCAAG AACTGGTACTGCTACGCGAAGACGGTGGCGGAGCAGGCGGCATGGGAGCTTGCCAAGCAACGGCGGCTGGACCTCGTTGTCGTGAACCCGTCGCTGGTGCTCGGCCCGCTGCTGCAGCCGGCGGTGAACGCCAGCACGTGGCACATCCTCAAGTACCTCGACGGCTCTGTGCAGACGTACGCCGACGCCGCGCAGGCGTACGTGCACGTCCGCGACGTCGCcgacgcgcacgcgcgcgtgtACGAGGAGcccggcgcgcggggccggtaCCTCTGCGCCGGGCGCACGCTGCACCGCGGCGAGGTGTGCCGAACCCTCGCCAAGCTGTTCCCGGAGTATCCGGTGCCGAGCAAATGCAAGGGCGGGGCAGGCGAGACGAACAAGGGGTGCCGGTTCAGCAGCCAGCGGCTGGCGGAGCTCGGCGTTGGGATCTCGCCGGCGAACCTCTGCCTGGACGACACGGTCACCAGCCTCCAGGACAAGGGCCTGCTTCCCCGTCGCACCGCCGGTGTATTTGACACTTGTGTCATCCCGTGA